In Seriola aureovittata isolate HTS-2021-v1 ecotype China chromosome 24, ASM2101889v1, whole genome shotgun sequence, the following proteins share a genomic window:
- the nab1b gene encoding NGFI-A-binding protein 1b: MAAVLPRTLGELQLYRILQRANLLYYYEAFIQQGGDDVQQLCEAGEEEFLEIMALVGMASKPLHVRRLQKALRDWVTNPAIFNQPLTSLPVCSIPVYKLPEGSPTLLSAQDRANTASVKMPKAVAAACSDPGKLDVARDKVSAGSPLQGGSEARFWSGHSNDSEHSLSPSDLGSPSSPRDALEALDAAAVQSVLECVDRMAPGLPKTDLAEVKEQLKNNKKLAKMIGHIFEMSDDDPRREEEIRKYSAIYGRFDSKRRDGKHLTLHELTVNEAAAQLCMRDMALLTRRDELFGLARQISREVTYKYTYRTSKSRCGDRDEPSPKRIKTEENFFDIQEALQAIHMRQEMLREQLACAKLKGEETVGRNLQMQLERLLARQMEILQDAAVQERLQALDWRIPPAALKYLNDAQNTNGAAADASRDNPDERPINLRVVSQSMQEGDLPLGKQLANELKRHHNSNHNNNNNNNNTDETKTPATENGTSQRATSNAEKKIIKSEPEDST; encoded by the exons ATGGCGGCGGTGTTGCCGAGAACCCTGGGTGAGCTGCAGCTCTACAGGATCCTGCAGCGAGCAAACCTGCTCTACTACTACGAGGCGTTCATCCAGCAGGGCGGCGACGACGTGCAGCAGCTGTGCGAGGCCGGCGAGGAGGAGTTCCTAGAGATCATGGCCCTCGTCGGCATGGCCAGCAAGCCGCTGCACGTGCGCCGTCTGCAGAAGGCGCTACGTGACTGGGTCACCAACCCGGCCATCTTCAACCAGCCGCTCACCTCGCTGCCCGTCTGCAGCATCCCCGTCTACAAGCTGCCCGAGGGCTCGCCCACGCTGCTCAGCGCTCAGGACCGAGCCAACACCGCCAGCGTCAAGATGCCCAAGGCCGTCGCAGCCGCCTGCTCAGATCCAGGGAAGCTGGACGTGGCGCGGGACAAAGTGTCGGCCGGGTCGCCCCTGCAGGGCGGCAGCGAGGCGCGGTTCTGGTCGGGCCACAGCAACGACAGCGAGCACAGCCTGTCCCCGTCAGACCTCGGCTCCCCGTCCTCACCCAGAGACGCTCTGGAGGCTCTGGATGCTGCGGCCGTCCAGTCCGTCCTGGAGTGCGTGGACCGGATGGCGCCTGGACTCCCTAAGACAGATCTGGCCGAGgtcaaagagcagctgaagaaCAACAAAAAGCTCGCCAAGATGATCGGGCACATCTTCGAAATGAGCGACGATGACCCgcggagggaggaggagatCCGTAAATACAGCGCCATCTACGGACGCTTTGACTCCAAGAGGCGGGACGGCAAACACCTGACTCTGCACGAG CTGACGGTGAACGAGGCGGCGGCTCAGCTCTGTATGAGGGACATGGCTCTGCTGACACGTCGGGACGAGCTGTTCGGACTCGCCCGGCAGATTTCCAGAGAGGTCACCTACAAATACACCTACCGCACCAGCAA gtctcgctgtggagacagagacgagCCGTCCCCCAAAAGGATAAAAACAGAG GAGAACTTCTTCGACATCCAGGAGGCGCTGCAGGCCATCCACATGAGGCAGGAGATGCTGAGGGAGCAGCTGGCCTGCGCCAAGTTGAAAGGAGAGGAAACGGTCGGGCGAAATCTGCAG ATGCAGCTGGAGCGTCTGCTGGCGAGGCAGATGGAGATCCTGCAGGACGCCGCCGTTCAGGAGCGACTCCAGGCTCTGGACTGGAGGATCCCCCCCGCCGCTTTAAAGTACCTCAACGACGCCCAGAACACTAACGGAGCCGCCGCCGACGCCAGCAGAGACAACCCAG aCGAACGTCCGATCAACTTGCGGGTGGTTAGTCAAAGCATGCAGGAAGGCGACCTCCCATTGGGCAAGCAGCTAGCCAATGAACTGAAGCGTCATCACAATagcaaccacaacaacaacaacaacaacaacaacacagacgaGACCAAAACACCAGCAACAG AAAACGGGACGTCGCAGCGGGCGACCAGCAACGCAGAGAAGAAGATCATCAAGTCAGAGCCCGAAGACTCCACATAG